The following coding sequences lie in one Acidimicrobiales bacterium genomic window:
- a CDS encoding enoyl-CoA hydratase gives MTAYDYVTYESLDDGRVVRIMLNRPRSRNAQNRGLLVELNDAFLRAEGDDDVRVVILGGTGDVFSSGHDLGTPEFMAELAEETRHETYRTNGGTRKAAEARMLQEWHYFFQNTRRWRDLRKITIAQVQGPVYAGGLMLMWCCDLIVAADDALFADVVGTRLGMCGVEYFALPWEIGPRRTKELMLTGDALDVDEAYRLGMVSKVFPRADLEARTLEFAQRIAALPTMTALLIKESVNQTVDNMGFQNALTACFTLHQVNHAHWAEVNDGFPVATPADGVGPWHEAPPPVPARKDSVRASS, from the coding sequence ATGACCGCCTACGACTACGTCACCTACGAGTCACTCGACGACGGGCGAGTCGTCCGCATCATGCTCAACCGGCCCCGCAGCCGCAACGCCCAGAACCGCGGCCTGCTGGTCGAGCTCAACGATGCCTTTTTGCGCGCCGAGGGCGACGACGACGTGCGGGTGGTGATCCTCGGCGGCACAGGCGACGTGTTCTCGTCGGGCCACGACCTGGGCACGCCGGAGTTCATGGCGGAGCTGGCCGAGGAAACCCGCCACGAGACGTACCGCACAAACGGGGGCACCCGGAAGGCCGCCGAGGCCCGCATGCTCCAGGAGTGGCACTACTTCTTCCAGAACACCCGGCGCTGGCGCGACCTGCGCAAGATCACCATCGCCCAGGTGCAAGGGCCGGTGTACGCGGGCGGGCTCATGCTCATGTGGTGCTGTGACCTCATCGTGGCCGCCGACGATGCCCTCTTCGCCGATGTGGTCGGCACCCGCTTGGGCATGTGCGGCGTCGAGTACTTCGCCCTGCCCTGGGAGATCGGCCCCCGCCGCACCAAGGAGCTCATGCTCACCGGCGACGCCCTCGACGTCGACGAGGCCTACCGCCTCGGCATGGTCAGCAAGGTCTTCCCCCGGGCCGACCTCGAGGCGCGCACGCTGGAGTTCGCCCAACGCATCGCCGCCCTGCCCACGATGACGGCGCTGCTCATCAAGGAGAGCGTCAACCAGACGGTCGACAACATGGGCTTCCAGAACGCCCTGACCGCCTGCTTCACCCTGCACCAGGTGAACCACGCCCACTGGGCCGAAGTGAACGACGGCTTCCCGGTGGCGACGCCCGCCGACGGCGTGGGCCCGTGGCACGAGGCTCCGCCGCCGGTCCCCGCCCGCAAGGACTCCGTTCGGGCTTCCTCCTGA
- a CDS encoding CehA/McbA family metallohydrolase has translation MCCEEHHGDDLPRVVAQALESYRALQAARGWDWGEEWRGGPSAYDSPLWFHHSRYADWTSLFVMTLRLQAEQPGATFHEALWRLTSADPPVGLVAVELTTTGPCINPSVWPFALDGRTVTLGVLVRSSLDRPVDVTVAGTTLPLASGAADLVFVDRSAEAPTLVVTADGHQAEAQVVEPRPAGRLRVRSSKPCRWSVVDERGDGWFPDGVLRKWDAHGRPYFHGAEVELVVPVGSLAVSAARGMEHGRAEAVVDVAADDDTAAVVELEPERLYDAAAEGWFGGDLHVHLNYSGDYVATPADVAAMQEGEALHVLHLVAGNQNTALVYDLEAFEHWAGSDLPWTNPSQLARWGLEYRNDMFGHMHAFGATGAPSRYHSGHACSDHPVDWPPNAEACKELRALGATVGYTHPILGSPITAESPAPAFAVPRSCEARELVADAALGLVDSVDLIGPATTDGPVVLYHRLLNTGLRLAATAGTDTMVSMARVGPFSNPPGWARVYARLDGESPTAEGWQAAVRAGRTLATNGPWVSLHVAGAEPGTVLDVAPGTELDVVARCVGVGAEWLRVVGPDGVLAEVAVTGERAELSFPVRVDGPLWVAATVAGSAHPGILYGAAFAHTTPVYVDVAGGRVRRAADARWCLEWLDRFEELARTHGHFDEAGQVDDLVAVLDEARPYYRAIASEA, from the coding sequence ATGTGCTGCGAGGAGCACCACGGGGACGACCTGCCGCGTGTGGTCGCGCAGGCACTGGAGTCGTACCGCGCCCTGCAGGCTGCGCGGGGCTGGGACTGGGGCGAGGAGTGGCGGGGCGGGCCTTCCGCTTATGACAGCCCGCTGTGGTTCCACCACTCGCGGTATGCCGACTGGACCTCGCTGTTCGTCATGACCCTGCGGCTCCAGGCTGAACAGCCCGGCGCCACCTTCCACGAGGCGCTGTGGCGCTTGACCTCGGCCGACCCCCCTGTGGGCCTGGTGGCCGTGGAGCTCACCACCACCGGGCCGTGCATCAACCCGTCGGTGTGGCCCTTCGCCCTCGACGGCCGCACGGTGACGCTCGGCGTGCTGGTGCGCTCCTCGCTCGACCGACCGGTGGACGTGACCGTGGCGGGCACCACGCTGCCCCTCGCATCGGGTGCGGCCGACTTGGTGTTCGTCGACCGCTCGGCGGAGGCACCGACGTTGGTGGTGACGGCCGACGGGCATCAGGCCGAAGCGCAGGTGGTCGAGCCGCGACCCGCAGGGCGGCTGCGGGTGCGGTCGAGCAAGCCGTGCCGGTGGTCGGTGGTCGACGAGCGCGGCGACGGGTGGTTCCCCGACGGCGTGCTGCGCAAGTGGGACGCCCACGGCCGGCCCTACTTCCACGGCGCCGAGGTGGAGCTGGTGGTGCCGGTCGGCTCTCTCGCCGTCAGCGCGGCGCGAGGCATGGAGCACGGCAGGGCCGAGGCCGTGGTCGACGTCGCCGCCGACGACGACACCGCGGCCGTGGTCGAGCTGGAACCTGAGCGGCTCTACGACGCCGCCGCCGAGGGGTGGTTCGGCGGCGACCTCCACGTCCACCTGAACTACAGCGGCGACTACGTGGCCACGCCCGCCGACGTGGCCGCCATGCAGGAGGGCGAGGCCCTGCACGTCTTGCACCTGGTGGCAGGCAACCAGAACACCGCGCTGGTCTACGACCTGGAGGCCTTCGAGCACTGGGCAGGTTCCGACCTCCCGTGGACGAACCCGTCGCAGTTGGCCCGCTGGGGCCTGGAGTACCGCAACGACATGTTCGGCCACATGCACGCCTTCGGCGCCACCGGCGCGCCGAGCCGATACCACTCGGGCCACGCCTGTTCCGACCACCCCGTCGACTGGCCGCCCAACGCCGAGGCGTGCAAGGAGCTACGGGCCCTCGGGGCCACCGTCGGCTACACCCACCCCATCCTCGGCAGCCCCATCACCGCCGAGTCGCCTGCCCCCGCCTTCGCCGTGCCCCGCAGCTGCGAGGCCCGCGAGCTGGTGGCCGACGCCGCCTTGGGGCTGGTCGACTCCGTCGACCTCATCGGCCCCGCCACGACCGACGGCCCCGTCGTGCTCTACCACCGCCTGCTCAACACCGGGCTGCGGCTGGCGGCCACCGCGGGCACCGACACCATGGTCTCCATGGCCCGGGTCGGCCCCTTCTCCAACCCGCCCGGCTGGGCGCGGGTGTACGCCCGGCTCGACGGCGAGTCGCCCACCGCCGAGGGATGGCAGGCCGCGGTGCGAGCGGGCCGCACCTTGGCCACCAACGGCCCGTGGGTGTCGCTGCACGTGGCGGGCGCCGAGCCGGGCACGGTGCTCGACGTGGCTCCGGGCACCGAGCTCGACGTGGTGGCCCGTTGCGTGGGCGTGGGCGCCGAGTGGCTACGCGTCGTCGGCCCCGACGGGGTGCTGGCCGAGGTGGCGGTGACAGGGGAGCGAGCGGAGCTGTCGTTCCCGGTGCGGGTCGACGGCCCTCTGTGGGTCGCCGCCACGGTGGCCGGCAGCGCGCACCCCGGCATCCTCTACGGCGCCGCCTTTGCCCACACCACGCCTGTCTACGTCGACGTGGCGGGCGGCCGCGTGCGCCGGGCTGCCGACGCCCGCTGGTGCCTGGAGTGGCTCGACCGCTTCGAGGAGCTGGCCCGCACCCACGGGCACTTCGACGAGGCGGGCCAGGTCGACGACCTGGTGGCCGTGCTCGACGAAGCCCGCCCCTACTACCGGGCGATCGCTTCCGAGGCCTGA
- a CDS encoding acyl-CoA synthetase — MFNHYSLFSAIAAAVPDRECVVFRDRRLTYADVLDRAHRLAEFLLSQGVTLHKERDALERWKSGQDHVALYLHNGNEYIEATFGANAARAVPFNVNYWYVEDELTYLLDDADAAVVVYHATFAPKLAAVVDRLRRRPLLIQVDDGSGNPLLPGAYDYEAVLAAGSGAAPDTEPSPDDLYIIYTGGTTGMPKGTLWTQAELFAGAIAPALEAYVADMTSMQCLVDTMTALPATPLLPMPPLMHGSAQWVAFLGLFSGATIVIQGVVDRFDAADVLTTLARERVVVTNIVGDAFARPLCDELERGSYDLSALTSMMSGGAVLSPGMKRRLLDLLPHVVITDAVGSSESGSLLSHVSQSGGDTSQGVFAALRDTCVVNEAIDEFLSPGHDGVGWLARRGPIPLGYLGDAAKTERTFPVVAGQRIVVPGDRARLRGDGLIELLGRDSVTINSGGEKVFAEEVEQALVCHPDVVDVLVVGRPSERWGQEVVAVVALRPESTATDADLVATAAARLARYKLPKAVVRVDTVRRGPAGKADYGWAREVAVQASEAIAR; from the coding sequence ATGTTCAACCACTACAGCCTCTTCTCTGCCATCGCGGCCGCGGTGCCCGACCGCGAGTGCGTCGTCTTCCGCGACCGCCGCCTCACCTACGCCGACGTGCTCGACCGGGCCCACCGGCTGGCGGAGTTCCTCCTGTCGCAGGGCGTCACCCTGCACAAGGAGCGCGACGCCTTGGAGCGGTGGAAGTCGGGCCAGGACCACGTGGCCCTGTACCTCCACAACGGCAACGAGTACATCGAGGCCACCTTCGGCGCCAACGCGGCGCGGGCCGTGCCCTTCAACGTGAACTACTGGTACGTCGAGGACGAGCTGACGTACCTGCTCGACGACGCCGATGCCGCAGTGGTCGTGTACCACGCCACCTTCGCACCCAAGCTGGCTGCCGTGGTCGACCGGCTGCGCCGGCGCCCGCTGCTCATCCAGGTCGACGACGGCTCGGGCAACCCGCTCCTCCCTGGCGCCTACGACTACGAAGCCGTGCTGGCGGCCGGGTCGGGCGCGGCGCCCGACACCGAGCCCTCCCCCGACGACCTCTACATCATCTACACCGGCGGCACCACGGGCATGCCCAAGGGCACGCTCTGGACGCAGGCCGAGCTCTTCGCGGGCGCCATCGCGCCGGCGCTCGAGGCCTACGTGGCCGACATGACGTCGATGCAGTGCCTGGTCGACACCATGACCGCCCTGCCCGCCACCCCGTTGCTGCCCATGCCGCCGCTCATGCACGGCTCGGCCCAGTGGGTGGCGTTCCTCGGGCTGTTCAGCGGCGCCACCATCGTCATCCAGGGCGTGGTCGACCGCTTCGACGCCGCCGACGTGCTGACCACGTTGGCGCGCGAGCGGGTGGTGGTGACCAACATCGTGGGCGACGCCTTCGCCCGGCCCTTGTGCGACGAGCTCGAACGAGGCTCCTACGACCTGTCGGCCCTGACATCGATGATGAGCGGCGGCGCCGTGCTGAGCCCGGGGATGAAGCGTCGCCTCCTCGACCTGCTCCCCCACGTGGTCATCACCGACGCCGTGGGCTCCTCGGAGAGCGGCAGCCTGTTGAGCCACGTGAGCCAGTCGGGCGGCGACACCTCGCAGGGCGTGTTCGCAGCGTTGCGCGACACCTGCGTGGTGAACGAGGCCATCGACGAGTTCCTCTCCCCCGGGCACGACGGCGTGGGCTGGCTGGCCCGACGAGGCCCGATCCCCTTGGGATACCTGGGCGACGCGGCCAAGACCGAGCGCACCTTCCCGGTGGTGGCCGGGCAGCGCATCGTGGTGCCCGGCGATCGGGCCCGACTGCGAGGCGACGGCCTCATCGAGCTGTTGGGCCGCGACTCGGTCACCATCAACTCGGGTGGCGAGAAGGTGTTCGCCGAGGAAGTGGAGCAAGCGCTCGTCTGCCACCCCGACGTGGTCGACGTCCTCGTGGTGGGCCGGCCCAGCGAGCGCTGGGGCCAAGAGGTGGTCGCCGTGGTGGCCCTGCGCCCCGAGTCGACGGCCACCGACGCCGACCTCGTCGCCACCGCGGCGGCGCGGCTGGCCCGCTACAAGCTGCCCAAGGCGGTCGTGCGGGTCGACACCGTGCGCCGCGGCCCGGCGGGCAAGGCCGACTACGGCTGGGCCCGCGAGGTCGCCGTTCAGGCCTCGGAAGCGATCGCCCGGTAG
- a CDS encoding ABC transporter substrate-binding protein, with translation MRTKRCWVGLAAAVLLVSACGTTVKGVDGLSPRALEELTTQEGGPADDFAGSGPAGTGPTATAGPGASAAATEAAKKAAEAAAQRGRLATGTGITPTTITVGITWLDITALFAAFAPTARNEAKATSKEAAQAVVDWMNKNGGIAGRKIVPIYHEYPVHAAAQASTRSQAEQSTCDAFTQDAKAFAALPLFSSEGIFNTCAAKRKMISTVIGNLDEIMDKKRTAELGAYWYRLDGMGGERREEVTVAQLQRRGFFAPGSKVGLLITDTPTARRLSEQVLEPALARIGANVVEKAYYFDDQNLSTTVLRFQTLGIDRIMWGNCFSCQVSVANFMATAQNQDYDPVYGLTTQNTIGALRTLGAPKEQLVNAVAFGWKPGTDLATNNVEPPRPGPQATCRQAIVEAGMGNDFPPGYEGVYEAICEQLFFLKRGLEAAPSLTAEGLRQVVESQGPQPGVGTFRVHFTKDRHDGVVAVRDLYFGAQCDCWSYRGPEHAATG, from the coding sequence ATGAGGACGAAGCGCTGTTGGGTGGGCCTCGCTGCTGCTGTCCTCCTCGTCTCCGCATGCGGGACGACCGTCAAGGGTGTCGACGGGCTGTCGCCCCGAGCGCTCGAAGAGCTCACAACACAAGAAGGCGGGCCGGCGGACGACTTCGCCGGCAGCGGCCCTGCAGGAACCGGGCCGACCGCCACCGCAGGACCGGGCGCGTCGGCGGCGGCGACCGAAGCGGCCAAGAAGGCCGCCGAAGCTGCCGCCCAGCGGGGGCGGCTCGCCACCGGCACGGGCATCACCCCCACCACCATCACGGTGGGTATCACCTGGCTCGACATCACCGCCCTGTTCGCCGCCTTCGCGCCGACGGCGAGGAACGAGGCCAAGGCCACCTCCAAGGAAGCGGCCCAGGCGGTGGTGGACTGGATGAACAAGAACGGCGGCATCGCAGGCCGCAAGATCGTCCCGATCTACCACGAGTACCCCGTGCACGCGGCAGCCCAGGCCTCGACCCGGAGCCAGGCCGAGCAGTCGACGTGCGACGCCTTCACCCAGGACGCCAAGGCCTTCGCCGCCCTCCCCCTGTTCAGTTCCGAAGGCATCTTCAACACCTGTGCCGCCAAGCGGAAGATGATTTCGACGGTGATCGGCAACCTCGACGAGATCATGGACAAGAAACGCACGGCCGAGCTGGGCGCCTACTGGTACCGCCTCGACGGCATGGGAGGCGAGCGTCGCGAAGAGGTCACCGTGGCCCAGCTCCAACGGCGCGGCTTCTTCGCCCCCGGCTCCAAGGTCGGCCTCCTCATCACCGACACCCCGACGGCGCGGCGCCTCTCCGAGCAGGTGTTGGAGCCCGCCTTGGCCCGCATCGGCGCGAACGTGGTCGAGAAGGCCTACTACTTCGACGACCAGAACCTGTCGACCACAGTGCTGCGGTTCCAGACCTTGGGCATCGACCGGATCATGTGGGGCAACTGCTTCAGTTGCCAGGTCTCGGTGGCCAACTTCATGGCCACGGCGCAGAACCAGGACTACGACCCCGTCTACGGCCTCACCACCCAGAACACCATCGGCGCCCTGCGCACGCTCGGCGCCCCCAAGGAGCAGCTCGTCAACGCCGTCGCCTTCGGGTGGAAGCCCGGCACCGACCTGGCGACAAACAACGTGGAGCCGCCCCGGCCGGGGCCGCAGGCCACATGCCGCCAGGCCATCGTCGAGGCGGGCATGGGCAACGACTTCCCGCCCGGCTACGAAGGCGTGTACGAGGCCATCTGCGAACAGCTCTTCTTCCTCAAGCGAGGCCTGGAGGCGGCGCCGTCGCTGACGGCCGAGGGGCTCCGCCAGGTGGTCGAGTCGCAAGGCCCGCAGCCGGGCGTGGGCACGTTCCGCGTGCACTTCACCAAGGACCGCCACGACGGGGTCGTCGCGGTGCGAGACCTCTACTTCGGCGCCCAGTGCGACTGCTGGAGCTACCGAGGCCCGGAGCACGCCGCGACGGGTTAG
- a CDS encoding acyl-CoA dehydrogenase family protein encodes MTLLETVDDVALAERVDALLAQFPPATTEPEAFLGAQFDAGLAWVHFPEGCGGLGLTPALQAVVAERLRDAGAPTCYERNPIGFGMAAPTLVAHGSADQRSRYLRRLFTGEDVWCQLFSEPGAGSDVASLATRAVRDGDVWRVTGQKVWTSFAHVASYGLLLARTDPSVPKHQGMTYFVIDMHAPGVEVRPLRQITGDAEFNEVYLTDAVVPEAERLGEEGAGWRVALTTLANERVLLGGAGSSPAGTPTEVLLKIWEVVSPTQRERLRAEVTKLYADLEVNRLTSMRAKALASAGTPGPEGSISKLAATQLNQRLGSMLLDLLGAEGMLVRTPYENASPLDLYIDPAKAFLRSRGNTIEGGTSEIMRNILAERMLGLPAEPRVDRDVPWRDAVR; translated from the coding sequence GTGACCCTTCTGGAGACCGTCGACGATGTCGCGCTGGCCGAGCGGGTCGACGCGCTGCTGGCCCAGTTCCCCCCGGCAACCACCGAGCCCGAGGCGTTCCTCGGCGCCCAGTTCGACGCGGGCCTGGCCTGGGTGCACTTCCCCGAGGGGTGCGGCGGCCTCGGCCTCACCCCCGCACTGCAGGCGGTGGTGGCCGAACGCCTCCGGGACGCAGGCGCGCCCACATGCTACGAACGCAACCCCATCGGCTTCGGCATGGCGGCGCCCACCCTGGTGGCCCACGGCTCGGCCGACCAGCGCAGCCGTTACCTGCGCCGCCTGTTCACCGGCGAGGACGTGTGGTGCCAGCTCTTCAGTGAGCCCGGCGCCGGCTCCGACGTGGCCTCGCTGGCCACCCGCGCCGTGCGCGACGGCGACGTGTGGCGGGTGACCGGCCAGAAGGTGTGGACCTCGTTCGCCCACGTCGCCTCCTACGGCCTGCTCCTGGCCCGCACCGACCCGTCGGTGCCCAAGCACCAGGGCATGACGTACTTCGTCATCGACATGCACGCCCCCGGCGTGGAGGTGCGGCCGCTGCGCCAGATCACCGGCGACGCCGAGTTCAACGAGGTGTACCTCACCGACGCGGTCGTGCCCGAGGCCGAGCGCCTGGGCGAAGAGGGGGCGGGCTGGCGGGTGGCCCTCACCACCTTGGCCAACGAGCGGGTCTTGTTGGGCGGCGCGGGCTCGAGCCCGGCGGGCACGCCCACAGAGGTGTTGCTGAAGATCTGGGAGGTGGTGAGCCCGACACAGCGCGAGCGGCTGCGGGCCGAGGTCACCAAGCTCTACGCCGACCTCGAGGTCAACCGCCTCACGTCGATGCGGGCCAAGGCGCTCGCCTCGGCGGGCACCCCGGGACCGGAGGGGTCGATCTCCAAGCTGGCCGCCACCCAGCTCAACCAGCGCCTGGGCTCGATGCTGCTCGACCTGCTCGGTGCCGAGGGCATGCTCGTGCGCACCCCCTACGAGAACGCCTCGCCGCTCGACCTCTACATCGACCCGGCCAAGGCCTTCCTGCGGTCGCGTGGCAACACCATCGAGGGCGGCACCTCGGAGATCATGCGCAACATCCTCGCCGAGCGAATGCTCGGCCTCCCCGCCGAGCCACGCGTCGACCGCGACGTCCCCTGGCGCGACGCGGTCCGTTAG